TGGAAGCAAAATATAAGagttttttgctattttttcaGGTCTTTACCTTTTTAGGCTTTACataaatatgttttcttttttccagGTTTCCGTCCAATATAGTACTGATGGATTCAAGGGTTTTGATAAATTGGTCCTGAACTATCTGCAGCAACCTTCAAACATGTAAGTGAAGCTCAAATTTAGTTTTCCCCTAGAGAGAAAAATAGGCTtcaaaatgttttgattttgaaaacctGTTATCTGTGTTTAAACAACACAGATCTGTGCATGTATAATCTGTATCAAAATCATAAATCGCTTTTAGATTTTAGTTTCGTTAAGGTACTGCAAGTATCCAAGAGACCTCCATCAAATGCATTGACATGCTTTCACTTAAAGCTTTACTCTTGATGTTAACTctttttctaaattgatttgACTGTTTTACAGTGATCGAGAAATTGGGGTGCATGTAAATGAACTTTCACAACACTTGAAAGCTCCTGTAGAGAAGATCAAGTATCTTTTatgaatttcctttttttttaagcaGTTTTACTTATAGGCGtgttatatttcattttatgatTGAATTTATTCGTTTTCCTTGTATCTTCTTTGTATGATAGGGATGCTATTGAGTTTCTTGAAAGAGAAGGTTTGGTGTACTCCTCCATTGACGATTACCACTACAAGGCAGTGGAAGGTTGCTAAGTTTGTGAGTGCAGCTTTAATTTAGCTTGGAATTGCGTTTTTTGGGTCCGTAATGATTGAATGATGAAGTATGATACTCACATCCCTGGATATTTTTGATAGAGCATACATGTatgcgtgtatatatataatgctagGAGTGTACGGGATGCTTCATTCAATCTAGGCTGGGGATGGATActgttgaaattttatattaatttgatcatATATTTAGGTGctactaattttcatatttgtcaGACATTGAGTTTGCGTCACGTTTGTGATAGAttccctatttttttttcttctattgttGTACTTATAATGCTCTAATGGTGTTAGCAGTAAGGACTTTAGTTGTTAATTTAAAAGGGAGCGAAATACGTTACCCCGAGCTTAACATAACATAGCATAATATGCGATGTGGCTGTAATTCTTAGCCTTAAGTCTTAGGAGCTAGCTATTGTTGAATAAGAAGCTCGTATAGTGTATAcgtatatacacatatattcaattttaaccaTCAAACATacaagtacaaaaaaaaaatcggtGGTTATCTCCCTTTATCTACCGTGGGATTGTTGTTTGTTTTGTGTTGAAATTAATGGGTAAATGAGTTTCACTGCTCTGCTAAATGGGTTGGGTGAATCAGCAACGCAGGAGAAAAGGTATATAGAGCAGAGCAGTTCGCGTTAGCTAGTTATATTTAAGTTTGGATGCTCTGTCAATTACAGCAGTACTTTTTCCGTACAATCCAGTTGAAGAAGCAATCGTTACTTTACGCAAAGCATGGTTGTCGGCTTTCCGTTTTGCGTTTGACAGTTTGTTGAACAATACGTAATAATAGTATGACCAAATATGACCAAAAAAATAgtatcaataaataataaagaaacaaaatttaccatttgattACAAATTACTGTTAAGACTAACGCTTGCTTTACCAATCTAATAGACTATACCCACTTCTTTTACCAAAATGagattaaatgatataaaatgtatGGTGTAAAATATTTGTGAGTTCATCGTCATCATAATAAAGTGCAACATGGTTCGGACTTAGGAAAGGTTTGACTGTtcctttgttttcctttttcctttttggccCTTTTCAATAATGCAaaacaattatacaaataataaatttgtgaaatatgaTAAGAGTAATTAATGCCTATTCTTGATTTATAGCTTGCTTGGATTGGATATTTAAACGTTTTCAGAGGTGTGAAAGTAATGAAGGAATGTAGTCACTTAATAATTGGGATTCGAAAGGCACCGAAaagaaaattacataaattgacataattataTACGCTCGCCTGCAGGCTATAAAACATACAACAATTTGCATTGTCCTTTGAAATAATAAGGAATGAAAGACGTCCCACGTGCAGTCACACTTCAGACGGAAGAGACTTTTGGTGAAATGACACGTCCTAATGGAACAGCAGCAGCAATTGCGTGGCTTTGGATGAAGTGTCGTGATCTGCTTCACGTGATTCCCCATGTGCCCTCCCTCTCCCAGTCCGTTGGGTTGGGCTCATCCGGCCCCCTCCATCATTATCCTCCCTTATACTTgttcttttctaattttatgaTTCGACAACACCCTCAATTTTACATTCAGATATACTTTTGTCTCTAgtctcctttcctttcctttcctttccatTCATAGACTGCTACATATTATCTATATATAGATTTATATCGAAAGCTATTAGACCTGTATGTCGTactacatttcatttcatttaagaACAACTCATAGGCCATAGCTAGCTGATGGATCATCACTATAAGGCATCAGTTAACTCTCCGAATATCTCAACTGATCTCATAATGTGTCTTTTTTATCTGAGTGTTCTCTTTATATAAAACTGATACGTAATCATATGTATATTAATGTTTAACATTTGGCTGGGGAGTATTTTGAATCGTTTCTCAACTTACAGTCCCCGGCCGGCATCAGTTAATTACTTACACCTTCTGTTAGGTCGGGTCTGATATAATAAACAAAGACTAGAGTTTATGGGACCCTTGTGTTTGAAAAGGCAAAATTCTGACAAATCATCATTTTCAGAATCATCATTTTCAGAATCATTGCGGTCGACACTTTTTAGTCTGTCTTGTCTCACTGACAAGACAACAGTCGGAGCAAATCGTAGCTGCAGGCTGACATGGCAGAAAGTGATGGGGTGAGAGTTTCGACATTGATggtaaaaaaacaaacaaactaaAATCTCCAGCGGCTGTTAAAGCTCCATACAGACATGAAACAAACAAAGCAATCCATCAAACAAGCTAGTACAAGCAGTAGTCCACTTTATTATAGCAAAGCAAATTACTAAGGAAGATGTGGTGAGTGGAACCAATCCTAAACATACAGTATTACACTACACCTACCATAAAAATGCCCTAAAAGATGAGATAAAAAGTCCCCTGAttggaaaagagaagaaaaaggatAACACAAGCAGTAAAAGAGAGGTAGCTCTGGCGGGAGGTGTGACCGTCACATATCTCTTACGTGGAAGACGTTGGGGTTCTTAACGACAATATCATACATGTGAACGGAGCAGAACTTGGAGAAATCCTTAGGGAGTGAAATGAGATCAATGGAAGAGTGCTTGTGGAATTGGTAGAGATCAGGGTCACCCCCGTAGTACCTTTCCCACCCTAAACCTCTCAAAATGTGCTCCAAGGATGAGTAGGACGATACAACTTCACCCGACGGTAAGTGCACCAAAACCCGTCTCCGGAGACTATTTTCCAGCCGATATACACCATTGTTAAACACCCAAACTCcagccattttttttttcaatgtggTATTGATGTCTGTGGGCAAGTAGGTGTGTTAGAGAGTATGTGTTGTTAGGTTGTTTGTGAGGTAAAGAGGGATGAGGGGagggtatatatataaaagtatatacaCGTGTGCTGACGGGACACATAAAAGCAAGAggaacctaaataaaaaaatatataaacgcAGTGAGTCTTAGGTAAGGGTAAAGAGGAGTGGGATATAGCTAATAGATagtgataaaaaagaaaaaagaaggggggggggggggcagGGGTTTGATGTGTTGACGACGACGACGACGTACTAATGATATTGAAAGGGGAGGGGAGTGTTTAGGTTTGGGTTTGGTAGAGAATCTAGATATTGTGGGACCCTATTCCCATGGGTTTAAATATGAATGAGGGTACAAGGGATGCCTTTAGGACCGTAGTTTAGGGCACACATACCATCCATCCATCCGTGCCCGTGGGGTATGTATGTTTGTGTTTGGAGAAAGAATCTCCTTTTTCCTTCtccttttctttaaatttaaatatagataAAGCGTATGTTCATTGTTAacttcacaaaaataaaattatttcattcgAAAGTCAgctttcaatatatatataatattttataagttttttatttaatttttaaattatgatttaaactaatat
This sequence is a window from Gossypium raimondii isolate GPD5lz chromosome 5, ASM2569854v1, whole genome shotgun sequence. Protein-coding genes within it:
- the LOC105767438 gene encoding flowering-promoting factor 1, which translates into the protein MAGVWVFNNGVYRLENSLRRRVLVHLPSGEVVSSYSSLEHILRGLGWERYYGGDPDLYQFHKHSSIDLISLPKDFSKFCSVHMYDIVVKNPNVFHVRDM